Part of the Nitrosopumilus sp. genome, AATTTCACTAGAATTGTTTTTTACACTTCCAGTTTCCGTATAATCGTGTTTTTGCCAAGATGCAAAAGCTTCTGCTCCAATCTTATGTTTACCTGGTCCTAAATCTGATGCTTTGAAAACAAATTTTTCGTTAAAATCAAACAATTCTTGTCTAACTTCTTCTTCTGATAATCTGATAAATGGCTCAAAATTTTTAGCTACTTGAACCCAAATTCGTCTGTCTTTCATTGGGTTAACCAGTTTTGGATTTCTTGTCCAAAAAATGGATGCCTTTCGGTATGTATCAATAGTTCTGCCTAATTCCTTCTTTCTGAATCCTCCTGACGTCAATTTGATACCATATTTCATTTTAAATGAAACATCATTGTTATTGTACGCTTTAGTCCAATTAGCCTCATTGAAGGCATTTCTAATGTCTCCTTCTACTGAAAATTGGACATTTATCTCAACATTTTCATCCGATGAGTACTCATCCTTTGATTTTACTAACTCGATCGCTGAAATCCTGCTTTCTCCCATTTTACCCGCTCATAATGATTTATATCCGCAATAAGTGCTTTTTCTGAATACATGAACGCACAAGTGATCAGTTCTGAGCCTAAAGAAATCAGCCTTTCAATCACTGAAACTGATATAGGAATTTTGTACATTATTCAACACGAACTCCTAAAAGCATCAAATATCGATTTTGCAGGTGTAATTGTAAAACATCCTCTTACCAATGAATGTTGGATGAGAATTAATTCAAGTTCAAAACCACTCGGTGAAATTAAAAAAGCAACCGATTCAGCAATCAAAATGGCTGAAGAGTTCAAACAACTATTCCATTCTAAAATTAAGGTAAATTAGATTGAAATTTTGCCCCAAATGTGAGGTCAAATTAAAAAATAATGGTTCAGGCCTTCAATGTTCTAAATGTGGATATACTGAAGGAGGAGAATCAAAACCTACAAAAAAAATTCTCACTGAAGAAGAACCAGATTTCTCACTATTAGCTTTTGAAGGAAATGAAGGAGAAGAAACCAATCCAACAGTGAAAATTGATTGTGAAAAATGTGGACATGATGAAGCAGTTGGTTGGATGTTCCAAACAAGAAGTGCAGATGAACCCACAACTAGATTTTATCGATGTCAGAAATGTAAATACACCTGGCGTGATTACACATAACGTTTAACTTGTACTTATAGAGAAGAAAATTGATTTGACTTTTGGAGCAAAAACCAGTGGATCAGATGATCTAAAAGCCATTATTTCTGCAATTTCTACACTTGTTGAAGAAGCAACTTTTGTAGCTACTGCAGAAGGAATAACTTTCAGAGGAATGGATCCATCTCATGTTGCCTTAATTGACATATCTTGGCCAAATTCTGCATTTGAAAAATACGAATGTGATAGTGATATTAAATTTGGTGTAAGAATAGATGAATTTTCCAAACTTATCAAAAGAGCTGACAAAAAAGACAGCATAGAGATTAGTATCTCAGAACAAAACATGTTACTTGTAACAGTTGGAAAAAATAAAAAATACAAAATGCGTTTAATTGAAAGTTCTGCAACTGATACTCCTTTACCAAAAATACCTTATGACTCAAAAATAATTTTGACTTCTTCTAAATTTGATAAAATCCTAGGAGATGTACAAGTTGTATCTGATTATCTCACAATCAACACATCTGATTCAAAGGGAGACTTTTCTGGAAAAGGAGATTCAGGAGAAGTAGTGATTGATTTAGATAAAGAAGATAAAGAAATTGAAGAAATTTCTTCAAAAGAAGATAGTGTAGGTACTTACAGTCTTGAATATCTTAATCCAGTTGTAAAAGCAGTAGGTTCCAACGCAGGCTCAATAACATGTGAATTTTCAAGCGCAAAACCTCTTAGAATTGAGTTTAAAGTAGCAAATATTGGTAGAATTCACTTTTACCTGGCTCCACGCGTAGAAAGTTAAAGCATTTAAAGATTAACTAATTCAGGTATTTTGAATTGAGACTAGTAATAAAATATGGTGGAACATCAATATCTGCCGCAAAAGACATTCAAGCAATAGCTAAACATCTTAATGAATTATCAAAGAAAAATCAGATTGTTGTTGTGTGTTCTGCAACAAGTGGAACCACAGATGATTTGATAGAAATTTCTGAATCAATAAAAAAAGAAAACAAATCAAAAGCAGAACAAATTGCATCAAAAATTATCAATAGACATAAACAATTAGCTAAACAAACAATAAAAAAATCTGAAATAAGAAAAAAATTACTATCCAAATTTGATCTAGATTTTAATGAACTTGTTGCACTAATTGATGGAATGGTTCTACTTGGAGAAGTTACTCCTAGAACGATGGATTATCTATTTTCTTTTGGAGAAAGACTATCAATAAAATTAGTTTCATCAGCAATCAATGATTTTGGAAAAAAATCAATACCTCTTACAGGTAAAGAAGTAGGAATTGTTACTGATTCAAACTTTGGCGAATCAAAACCTCTCATAGATACAACTCGATTAAGAGTATCAAAGACAATAGATGCATTATTTTCAAAGAAAACTGTTCCTGTTGTAGGTGGATTTGTTGGTGCAGATCAACATGGGCATGTAACTACATTTGGTAGGGGCGGTTCTGATTATTCTGCAACAATTGTTGGTACTTGCATTAAAGCCGATGAGATTTGGTTAATGAGTGATGTAGATGGCTTGATGACCGCAGATCCAAAAATTGTTAAAAATGCAAAATTACTCAAAGAAGTTTCTTACATTGAAGCAATTGAAATGGCATTATTTGGAGCTAAACAAATACATCCACGAACATTCGAACCATTACTTTCAAAAAAAATTCCAATGAAAATCCGAAGTTCATTTAATATTAAAAATGAGGGAACTTTGGTTTCAGCAGCAACTTCTGCAGCCGTAAAAAATACTGTAAAATGTGTAAGTAACGTACGAAATAATGGATTAATTGATGTTCAGGGAGGTAGTATGGTTGGTACTCCAGGCACTGCAGCAAAAATATTTGCAACATTGGCAAAAGCCGGTATCAATGTAATGATGATCTCACAAAATCCATCTGAATCAAGCATTACAATAGTAGTAAAAAATGCTGATCTTGACAAAGCCGTAAGTGCATTAGAATTAGAATTACTAGGAAAAATAATCAAAAAATTAGATGTTACTACTAATGTTGCAATCATTGCATTGATTGGTTCAGGAATGAGAGGAACAGTAGGTGTAGCTTCAAAAGTTTTTGGTGCAATTGAAAAAAATAAAGTAAACGTATCAATGATTACCCAAGGATCCTCAGAACTCAATCTTGCATTTGTAGTAAAAAACTCTGATACCAATGCAGCTGTACGTGCTTTACACAATGAATTTGCACTTGATAAAATCAATTAAGATAAATCATTTAAGGGAACAATTTGAAGAATAAATATTGAAAAAACTTTCTGCTTTATTGATAATTGGAATCTTTGCAATTGGAATAATTTTCATATCTACAACTTCTGAGCAATTAGTTGATGCAGGTTCAAGGAAAAAAATTCACTTCACTGAAACTATAACATCTTCACAAGATCCAGGTCAAGGACATCAAAATCATCAACTAGCACTAATTTTGTCCCCTAATGAAGGAACAATCTATGATGGTTCAATGACTTTTACATCTAGCGAACCTGTTCAAATTGTAGTTCTGCATGAAATCAATTCCCAAGAATCTAAAGGTCAACCAACATGGACTGTAGATGGAAAAACAATCTATGGTTTATCTCTAATAGATTTACAAAAAAATTCAGGTTCGTTTGAATTTACAGGAGCTGCTCTAGCCTTACATTCACCAAATTCTAAAGAATTTACTACAACAGTAAGTGTTGATGGCTGGATAAGAGGTCAACCCACAGAAGTAATCATGCAAAAAATTGAATTAGAAAAGGAAGATCCAAAATCATTACTATCAAGGACACATGTTCCAGCTACAATTCCAATGCATAAAGGAATCTATAATGGTAATCAAGTCTTATACATTATAACTGATAGTAGTGATGAGGATTATGCAAAATCAATTTCAGAAAAACAACAATGGAATGTTGAGATTGCACCATCTCTCTCCAAAGTATCAGAAAACGCTTTACAAAAATTATTCATTTTCAAAAATGGTGTTAAAGGTGATGGAATCTATGGATTTCAAGATGAAGTAATTTCAAACACTCCATCACAAGAATCAAAATATAGCGCTTTGAGTTCGGTAATTGAAGTTACTTGGAAGAAAGGTCAAAAAGAAATTGAATTTCAATCTGCTGAAGATGTAATTGCCGCAGAAAAAGGTGGAAGAATTGAATTTAATGAAACAGGAGTTATCATAAACACACCTCACATTACTTGGCCAGATGGACAAATGATTGTTCGTGCAGATAAAGAAATTACAGATGATATGTCATATGGAGGTGGTCAAATTACTGAAATTAATGAAGAAGAAATGACAGTAACATTTGTTGCTCACAGAGGTTGGGGCCCTGATGGTCAAACAATTTACTATATTGTAACTGATGCAACACCTTCAGGTCCTGCTGAATCTATGGGAGTTGTTTCTTCACCAAGTTCAGCTAGCCTCATTACTAATTCAGGAGCAGTTGATCTATTCCAATTTAAGAATGGAATTATTGGATCTGGTCCATTAGGATTTCAACCAGGAATTGCCGCAGCCGCTCTTGGTGATGAAAACTATAGTCCTATGTGGAGAATTTATCTGGTTGAATGGAATAATCCCGATTCTGCAAAAATTCTAGAAACAAAATCTGATATTGATTCATTTCGTTCAGATCAATTACTATCTGTAAGCATTGCACGACCAACAAACAGTGATCATATTGTTAATTGTCCATTCATAGATCCATTCCAATAGTTCTCTAAAGGGATAAATTACTTGATAAAAAATTTCTTTTCAAATTGACTGGTAAACTGTACATTGTTGGTGTTGGACCAGGTCATCATGACCATATGACATTTCGAGCCAAAGAGGTAATTGGAGAAAGTGATACGATTGTAGGATATGAAACTTATGTAAACTTGGTTCAGGATCTAATTGAAGGCAAAACTGTTCATCGCTATGCAATGACACAAGAAGTAGAAAGAGCTCATCAATGTATTGATCTTGCTAAATCTGGAAAAATAGTTTCACTTGTTTCAAGCGGTGATCCTGGAATTTATGGAATGGCTGGCTTAATTTATGAAACACTTGCTGAATCTGGATGGAGTCCAAAAGATGATCTACAAGTTGAAATTGTCCCTGGTGTGTCTGCTCTAAATTCTTGTGCATCAATCATCGGCTCTCCTCTAATGACAGATTTTGCTGTAGTTAGTATGAGTGATTTACTAGTACCATGGGAAATTATTTCAAAGAGAGTAGAATCTGCAGCACAAGGTGATTTTGTAATTGTAATTTACAATCCTGCAAGTAAGAAAAGAATTCATCAATTACAAGATACAAGAAAAGTTCTTTTAAAATATAGAAAACCTACTACTCCTGTTGCAATTATTAAAGGTGCATTTAGAGAGTCTGAAACTATTGTAATGACTGATTTAGAAAATTTACCTAACTATTCAGAACAATTAGGAATGATTAGTACAGTAATTATAGGAAATTCTTCTACATATACTTACAAAGATTTAATGATTAATCCACGTGGATACAAATCAAAATATAATTTAGAAGAACAAACAAATCCTAATCTTAAAGTTTAGAAACTTTTCTTTATTGCATCGTTTAATTCTTCACTAAGATTCAACTTGTCTCTAACTGGAGAAACTATTTTTACCAAATAATTTCCAACTGTCTGTTTCAAATCTCCTGGATGTAATTTTCTTTCAGCAAAATCTTTTTCCAATTGAATATAATCTGTATATGAGATATTTCCTCCAAATTTTTCAGGTCGTTCTACTCTCATTTCTTTAAATTCATGAAAGATTACTGATTTTGATATCTCCAAAAGTGGATTATTTTCTATGTTAGCTTCTTCACACCATGCTTTACTGATTTTCTTCTTAATTTCATCATCAGTATTGTGAATAAATATCCCTGAGTTTGGATCTGATTTACTCATTTTCCCTATTATTTTATCACTAGAATCTGCAGGTTTTGAAAGTCCTGGTAATAGTTTGTGATGAACTGCAACTGGAACTTTCCATTTCATTTTTGGAAATATTTCTCTTACAAGCATGTGTATTTTTCTTTGATCCATTCCAGCATGTGTAATATCAACATCTAATGAATGAATATCAACTGCTTGCATCGCAGGATAAAGTAATTTTGCCACATCAATTTTTTTATCATCTTCTGATCTACCCATTATAGTTAATGTTCTCATTGTTCTTGCAATTGACATGTGTTTGGTAAATTTAACAAGCTCAGACCAATATTCTGCTTTTTCTTCATATAATTTAGATCCAAGAATTATTTCAGCATCAGGACAAACTAATTTGAATGCATCTTGATAATATTTTGAAACTTTTGCAATTGTTTCCCAATCACCGCCGAGTTTGTCATTAATCAAAGTATGCCAATCTGCAAGAAATATTTTACATTTTACTCCAGCTCTTACAAAATCATTAATCTTGAAACCAGTACTGATTAAACTACCAAGATGTAGAAATCCAGAAATTTCTAATCCTATGTAATGATTTGGTGATGAATTTGTTTTAAATAATTCAATTAATTCCTCATTTGTTACGATTTCTTCTGTCGGTGGCCTTTGAATCAAGTCTACTTTTTCAGTAATGTCCAAATCAAAACAACTTTCGAGTGGTAAACGTATAAAGTTATTCAAAAATTTGGTTTTAATTTAGAAGGTTTGAATATGAGATAAATTAAAACTCTTCATGACACTTGAAGAAGGATTAGAATTAATTGAAAACTATAGAAAAGCCCTAGAAAAATTTCTAGAAACATTGCCAGAACAATCGGTGCAATTGGGCTCAGAAATGGTCAAAACTTTAACAATGAATTCTAAAAATGAAATATCTAACCTTAACTCTATAGAGAAAGCCTTGAAAAGACAGCCAAAATATGAATCTGGGTTATCTGAATAATTTTTATTTACAATTCTTTTTGTGTTTTCTTAAATCCTCTGAATAATCAAATTCAGCACCACATGCTCTGCATTTTTCTTTTTTCTTATTGTGAGCTTTTTCTTGATGTTTCTTTAATCTATCAGAATCAGGAAGAACTGTTCCACATTTTTTACATTTCAAATCATTTTTGTTAGAACCAAATAATCCCACGTTATTATTATTCAAACAAAGTAGAAATAGTTTTTAGAAAAATTTAACTAAAAATCTATAATTTTTTCATATTTCTTATTCATCTAAGCTTTTTCTGGGTTTTATACTGAGATAAAATGCATGAGTACTGATGATAAATGCTGCAAGGAATACTTTGGTTGCAAATACTAAATTCCATGGTCTTTCAGGATCAGGATAAGCTATTGACAGCTTGTCAATATCTGGAACAATTCCATCTATTATTCCAGCAGTAATTTGTGCATTCAATACTGTGAAATTGTATAATACTTCGTATAACGTAATTATTGAAAAACCTAACAACATTAATTGTAATAAAGCCATCTTAGTACCAACAATTTTGTTTCCAGCTGTTCTTCTCCATCCAATTCTTGAAACACAGTACCAGCCAATTATGGTGGAGAAAAATATCCACGTGGATACTCTGGCAAAATTTTCAAATGGAATTGTTGTATTATGAATAGCTTCACCCATTACATAGGTCCCATTTTCCATCCATTCTATCATGGTAACATAAACTCCAAAAACTAAAGATGCTAACATTATGAATCCGCAAATATAGAAAATGTATAGATAGACTTTGTAACCTGAATCTGATTTTTCTAAATGACGGGGTTTCATGATGCCGTTTGCCAAATTTTGAAATATAAAAATTCATGTGTAGTTCTGACACCTTTAAACAGTAGTAATAAAGACAAAATTTGTGAAAATTCCAATTAATATGCCTATTTTAGGCAAAGAAGAACTTTCAGCTGTTACTTCTGTAGTTAAATCTGGAGGATTAACTTCTGCCTCAAAGGATGGAGGAAAAAATGTCCAAGAATTTGAAAAACTTTTTAGAACTTTTGTTAAATCAAAATATGCTATTTCTGTAAATTCTGGAACATCTGCACTACAGGCATCAATTCTTGCATTAGACATCAAAAGAGGTGATGAAGTAATTGTACCGTCATTTACATTTGTTGCAAGTGCAAACGCAATTGCATCTACTGGTGCAAAACCTGTATTTGCAGATATTCTAAAAGAAAATTATACAATTGACCCTAAATCTATAGAAAAAAAAATTACTAAAAAAACAAAAGCAATAATGCCTGTTCATTTGTATGGAAATTTATCAAATTTAGATCAAATTGGTGAAATTGCAAAAAAACATAATATATCAATTGTAGAAGATGCTGCACAATCTCTTGGTTCTACTTTGAAAGGTAAACATTCTGGAACATTTTTTGAACTTGGATGTTATAGTTTGTATCCTGGAAAAGTAATGACATCCGGAGAGGGGGGTGTTATAGTTACACATAACAAAAAACTTCATGAGAAATTACTTATGATAAGAAATCATGGAATGATAAAAGGTTATGATTCGCAAATATTTGGATTAAATCTAAGACTTCCAGAAATCAATGCTGCAATTGCCAAAATTCAAATTAAAAAATTACCAAAGTTTATCGAAACTAGAAGAAAAAATGCAAAATTGTTATCAGAACTATTATCAAATCTTAAAATACAAATCCCATTAGAAAGAAAAAATGAAAAACTGAATTGGGCACTTTATACTATTGCTACAAAAAATAGAGACATGATTCTTAAAAAATTAAATTCCAAAGGAATTGGTGCAGCTGTTTATTACCCAATACCCATTCACAAAATTCCTTTTTATCAAACTAAACTAAAATTATCAAATACTGATTGGGCATCAAAACATGTTTTGTCTTTACCTGTACATCCAAAAGTTTCTCTAAAGAATATTGAATATATTGCAAAAATTATGCGTGAATTGCTTTGAATACAATAGGTGAGGCAATTGGTGAATTATGTAAGGTAATTTTACCTATACCTGAAGAATTTTACGTTGGAAATTCAAGCTCTTCTGTAGCTATATGCACACTTTCAAGCATGGATTTGTTGAAAAATATAGCAAAATCTGAAATGATGGAAAAAGTATCGATTGCAGGACGTTTATTGTCTGAAAATAAAGGAATTGATTCTATTATCAAATATGTAAATAGAAATCCTCAAGTTAGAATTATCATTGTTTGTGGAAAAGAGGTTTGGGGACATAAATCTGGACATTCTTTGTTTGAATTACACAAAAATGGAATTGATCAAAATAACAGAATCATAAATTCTAAAAGTCCAGATCCTTTTCTTACAGTAACAAAATCTGAAATTAAATATTTTCAAGAAAATATTAGTCTAGTAAATATGATAAATGAAACTAATTTTGAATTAATTTCAAAACAGATCTGAATATTTAATATCCATTTAGCTGTCTTTGACGATTTATCTCATTTTTCTTCTTGTATTCATCTAAAATATCATCAGGAGTAAGTTTTAGTTCTAGTGATGCTTGTACTACAAAATGCCAAATGTCAATCAATTCTTCTCTTGCTTCTGATTCATTAAATTCAACTGGAGTTTTCCACCATTTCCAATTTGTAGTTCTTTGTAATTCCACTGCTTCATGCATGATTGCTGTACACAATGCAGAAACTCTTCCTTCGGTATCTTTTGGATATCTATCCAACTTCATCATGTCTGATAGACCTTGTTGCAACTTGAAAATTGTATCTAATCGATCTTTTTCAGATGTTTCTTGTGACAATGATAAATTGATTTGAGAAATTATTGAACTTAAGTCTTTTTAGAAACGAATCATTTTTTCGTACATCTTTACACGTTTTGTAATATCACCATTTTTTATTTTTAACAAACCCTCTAATCCATATCGTTCAACTGCAAAGGAACCTAAAACATTTCCATATACAACAGCTTTTTTAATATCTGATAATTTAGTGGATCTTTTGCTTGCTAGATAACCTATCATTGCACCTGCAAAAGAATCCCCGGCACCAGTAGGATCAACCACATCCTCTAATGAAAATCCTGCTGTTGGAAAAATTACATCGTCATAAAACATCAAAGAACCATGCTCGCCTTTTTTAATTATTACATATTTGGCTCCCCATTGCATCATTTTTTTTGCACATTTTATCAGATTGAATTCTTTGGTTAGAAGTTTAGCTTCTTCATCATTTATGACTACTGCATCAACAGCTTTTATCATTTTAATAACAGCCTCACGTTTTGTAGAGATCCAAAAATCTATTGTATCACACATTGAAAATTTTACTTTATCAAATTCTTTAATTAATGAAGTATTTTGTTCTGGATCATTGTTTGCAAGATATACAAACTGAGATTTTTTATAAGCCTCAGGAACACCTGCTTTAAAATCACCTAATACATTTAATTCCGTTTTTAATGTTGATCTAGTACTTAATGTATCATCATATTTTCCATCATAACGAAATGTTTTTCCCTTTTTGATTGTTAGTCCCTCTAAATCAAGATATTTTGATAAAATTTTATGATGTTCTTTAGGAAAATCATTTCCTACTACTGCAATAAGTCCTGTATCAACAAAATTACTAGCTGAAATGGCCGCAAAGGTTGCTGCACCTCCTAAAACATTCTTTAATGTTTTTTTTGGAGTTCTAATTGTATCTAATGCTGTAGATCCAAAAACAGTAAGCATCAGATGAGAAATTAATTTTGATGTATAAATTCTCTTGCTTGTTCATCTGTTGGATAGTATACAAATGGAACATCTATTGATGTAATTAACATATCATATTTTGTTATACCTGAAATCTTTATTGATTGTATTTCATCCGAATTAATATCTGTGTGAAAAGTTCCTTTTACAAAACTACTGTCTAATGGTTGTAAAGTAAATGATTCTAGAGCCCCTTTCCCAACAATTTCATCATTAGAAATTACAAAGAATTCAGTTTCACCAGCTGATAATATTAACAATGAAGGGTTTTCAAATTTCAATTCCACATTATAGTTTGAACCTTCATCATTCTCATCTAATAATTCACTCTGACTGATACTGACACCAATTTGGGAAGCAGAAGCATATTGTGAATAACCAAAGATACTCATGCCTAGTACAAATAAAACAATCAGACCTGCCTTTTTAGATGATTTCATGACTAGTTTTTACAAATTTACATTTAACCTATCAAGAAAAAAATCACTATAAATTGTGTAAAAGTTTTGATCTACTCTTAAAGCTCCTTAGAGCTAACAGAATAAATCAAAATTAAATGATAATTTGTCAATGGCTAGAATTAAACTCAAAATAGGAGAAAACGAAATTGAGGTTGACTCTAGAGATTTTTATGT contains:
- a CDS encoding RpoL/Rpb11 RNA polymerase subunit family protein: MNAQVISSEPKEISLSITETDIGILYIIQHELLKASNIDFAGVIVKHPLTNECWMRINSSSKPLGEIKKATDSAIKMAEEFKQLFHSKIKVN
- a CDS encoding aspartate kinase, which produces MRLVIKYGGTSISAAKDIQAIAKHLNELSKKNQIVVVCSATSGTTDDLIEISESIKKENKSKAEQIASKIINRHKQLAKQTIKKSEIRKKLLSKFDLDFNELVALIDGMVLLGEVTPRTMDYLFSFGERLSIKLVSSAINDFGKKSIPLTGKEVGIVTDSNFGESKPLIDTTRLRVSKTIDALFSKKTVPVVGGFVGADQHGHVTTFGRGGSDYSATIVGTCIKADEIWLMSDVDGLMTADPKIVKNAKLLKEVSYIEAIEMALFGAKQIHPRTFEPLLSKKIPMKIRSSFNIKNEGTLVSAATSAAVKNTVKCVSNVRNNGLIDVQGGSMVGTPGTAAKIFATLAKAGINVMMISQNPSESSITIVVKNADLDKAVSALELELLGKIIKKLDVTTNVAIIALIGSGMRGTVGVASKVFGAIEKNKVNVSMITQGSSELNLAFVVKNSDTNAAVRALHNEFALDKIN
- a CDS encoding tyrosine--tRNA ligase, whose translation is MDITEKVDLIQRPPTEEIVTNEELIELFKTNSSPNHYIGLEISGFLHLGSLISTGFKINDFVRAGVKCKIFLADWHTLINDKLGGDWETIAKVSKYYQDAFKLVCPDAEIILGSKLYEEKAEYWSELVKFTKHMSIARTMRTLTIMGRSEDDKKIDVAKLLYPAMQAVDIHSLDVDITHAGMDQRKIHMLVREIFPKMKWKVPVAVHHKLLPGLSKPADSSDKIIGKMSKSDPNSGIFIHNTDDEIKKKISKAWCEEANIENNPLLEISKSVIFHEFKEMRVERPEKFGGNISYTDYIQLEKDFAERKLHPGDLKQTVGNYLVKIVSPVRDKLNLSEELNDAIKKSF
- a CDS encoding C2H2-type zinc finger protein: MGLFGSNKNDLKCKKCGTVLPDSDRLKKHQEKAHNKKKEKCRACGAEFDYSEDLRKHKKNCK
- a CDS encoding DegT/DnrJ/EryC1/StrS family aminotransferase, with product MKIPINMPILGKEELSAVTSVVKSGGLTSASKDGGKNVQEFEKLFRTFVKSKYAISVNSGTSALQASILALDIKRGDEVIVPSFTFVASANAIASTGAKPVFADILKENYTIDPKSIEKKITKKTKAIMPVHLYGNLSNLDQIGEIAKKHNISIVEDAAQSLGSTLKGKHSGTFFELGCYSLYPGKVMTSGEGGVIVTHNKKLHEKLLMIRNHGMIKGYDSQIFGLNLRLPEINAAIAKIQIKKLPKFIETRRKNAKLLSELLSNLKIQIPLERKNEKLNWALYTIATKNRDMILKKLNSKGIGAAVYYPIPIHKIPFYQTKLKLSNTDWASKHVLSLPVHPKVSLKNIEYIAKIMRELL
- a CDS encoding PfkB family carbohydrate kinase; amino-acid sequence: MLTVFGSTALDTIRTPKKTLKNVLGGAATFAAISASNFVDTGLIAVVGNDFPKEHHKILSKYLDLEGLTIKKGKTFRYDGKYDDTLSTRSTLKTELNVLGDFKAGVPEAYKKSQFVYLANNDPEQNTSLIKEFDKVKFSMCDTIDFWISTKREAVIKMIKAVDAVVINDEEAKLLTKEFNLIKCAKKMMQWGAKYVIIKKGEHGSLMFYDDVIFPTAGFSLEDVVDPTGAGDSFAGAMIGYLASKRSTKLSDIKKAVVYGNVLGSFAVERYGLEGLLKIKNGDITKRVKMYEKMIRF
- a CDS encoding tetrahydromethanopterin S-methyltransferase subunit A — encoded protein: MNTIGEAIGELCKVILPIPEEFYVGNSSSSVAICTLSSMDLLKNIAKSEMMEKVSIAGRLLSENKGIDSIIKYVNRNPQVRIIIVCGKEVWGHKSGHSLFELHKNGIDQNNRIINSKSPDPFLTVTKSEIKYFQENISLVNMINETNFELISKQI
- the pcn gene encoding proliferating cell nuclear antigen (pcna), yielding MTFGAKTSGSDDLKAIISAISTLVEEATFVATAEGITFRGMDPSHVALIDISWPNSAFEKYECDSDIKFGVRIDEFSKLIKRADKKDSIEISISEQNMLLVTVGKNKKYKMRLIESSATDTPLPKIPYDSKIILTSSKFDKILGDVQVVSDYLTINTSDSKGDFSGKGDSGEVVIDLDKEDKEIEEISSKEDSVGTYSLEYLNPVVKAVGSNAGSITCEFSSAKPLRIEFKVANIGRIHFYLAPRVES
- a CDS encoding transcription factor S, producing the protein MKFCPKCEVKLKNNGSGLQCSKCGYTEGGESKPTKKILTEEEPDFSLLAFEGNEGEETNPTVKIDCEKCGHDEAVGWMFQTRSADEPTTRFYRCQKCKYTWRDYT
- a CDS encoding dUTPase, with the protein product MSQETSEKDRLDTIFKLQQGLSDMMKLDRYPKDTEGRVSALCTAIMHEAVELQRTTNWKWWKTPVEFNESEAREELIDIWHFVVQASLELKLTPDDILDEYKKKNEINRQRQLNGY
- the cobJ gene encoding precorrin-3B C(17)-methyltransferase, with product MTGKLYIVGVGPGHHDHMTFRAKEVIGESDTIVGYETYVNLVQDLIEGKTVHRYAMTQEVERAHQCIDLAKSGKIVSLVSSGDPGIYGMAGLIYETLAESGWSPKDDLQVEIVPGVSALNSCASIIGSPLMTDFAVVSMSDLLVPWEIISKRVESAAQGDFVIVIYNPASKKRIHQLQDTRKVLLKYRKPTTPVAIIKGAFRESETIVMTDLENLPNYSEQLGMISTVIIGNSSTYTYKDLMINPRGYKSKYNLEEQTNPNLKV